One genomic segment of Candidatus Sericytochromatia bacterium includes these proteins:
- a CDS encoding tRNA-(ms[2]io[6]A)-hydroxylase, producing the protein MFCLKTETEARWLEAVLADVDALLVDHAYCEKKAAASAMSLIARYPDDPVLVPAMLELAHEELEHFALLWRLLQARGISLGGMDKDPYVTELLPLMRKGDATEHLIDRLLVSSLIEARSAERFFLLAEHLPDPELRAMYKDLAATESRHHTTFVNLAMNYAPRETVRERLAALSRQEAEIVARLPVAARMH; encoded by the coding sequence ATGTTCTGTCTGAAGACCGAGACCGAGGCGCGCTGGCTCGAGGCCGTGCTGGCGGACGTGGACGCGCTGCTGGTGGACCACGCCTACTGCGAGAAGAAGGCGGCCGCCTCGGCCATGAGCCTGATCGCGCGCTATCCGGATGACCCCGTGCTGGTGCCGGCCATGCTCGAACTGGCGCACGAGGAACTGGAACACTTCGCCCTGCTCTGGCGCCTGCTGCAAGCCCGCGGCATCTCGCTGGGCGGGATGGACAAGGACCCCTACGTGACGGAACTGCTGCCCTTGATGCGCAAGGGCGATGCCACCGAACACCTGATCGACCGGTTGCTGGTCAGCAGCCTGATCGAGGCCCGCAGCGCCGAGCGCTTCTTCTTGCTGGCCGAGCACCTGCCGGACCCCGAGCTGCGGGCCATGTACAAGGACCTGGCGGCCACGGAGTCGCGTCACCACACGACCTTCGTGAACCTGGCCATGAATTATGCGCCGCGCGAGACGGTGCGCGAGCGGTTGGCTGCGCTGTCCCGGCAGGAGGCGGAGATTGTCGCCCGCCTGCCGGTGGCAGCGCGCATGCACTGA
- a CDS encoding RidA family protein codes for MSPVLEKLQTLGIHLPEAPKAVANYLPAVRCGDTVIVSGQLPLKDGQLTCTGKLGDDVTIEAGYAAARQCAINALAALNGVIGGDWSQVAQVVRLGGFVASAAGFTDQPKVVNGASDFMVEVFGEAGRHARAAVGVAELPLGAAVEVEFTFRLHA; via the coding sequence ATGTCACCCGTGCTGGAAAAACTGCAAACGCTGGGAATCCACCTGCCCGAGGCCCCCAAGGCCGTGGCCAACTACCTGCCGGCGGTCCGCTGCGGCGACACCGTGATCGTCTCCGGGCAGCTGCCGCTCAAAGACGGACAACTCACGTGCACCGGCAAGCTGGGTGACGACGTGACGATCGAAGCCGGCTACGCCGCGGCCCGGCAGTGCGCCATCAACGCGCTGGCCGCCCTCAATGGCGTGATCGGGGGCGACTGGTCACAGGTGGCGCAGGTGGTGCGCCTCGGCGGCTTCGTGGCCAGTGCCGCGGGCTTCACCGATCAGCCCAAGGTCGTGAACGGCGCCTCGGACTTCATGGTCGAGGTCTTCGGCGAGGCCGGCCGCCACGCCCGGGCGGCCGTGGGCGTGGCCGAACTACCGCTCGGCGCGGCCGTCGAGGTCGAATTCACCTTCCGCCTGCACGCCTGA